From the Magnetospirillum sp. WYHS-4 genome, the window CAGCCGCCCCTGACGGCGCCGAAGCGGGTGACGGCCTCGAGGCCGTACTGGGAACAGGTGGGCTCGTAGCGGCAGCTTCCGGGCAGCACCGGCGAGATCAGGAGCTGGTAGCCCCGGATCAGTCCCTTGGCCAGGATGGTCGCCAGGTTGGTCATGTCTCGGTCAGCCCCTTGCTCGGTTCGGTCTCGGC encodes:
- the yidD gene encoding membrane protein insertion efficiency factor YidD, producing MTNLATILAKGLIRGYQLLISPVLPGSCRYEPTCSQYGLEAVTRFGAVRGGWLALRRIGRCHPWGGWGYDPVPQKDCDKPSCGHPGHAH